From a region of the Flavobacterium sediminilitoris genome:
- a CDS encoding protease complex subunit PrcB family protein — MKTILFTTLLLLTMSCSSSKKDITMDFNTIYSASYGGNEEKGHLIIDNKDDFIKELERLEITEFVPNISEINFNKNNIIILHLGQKSTGGFSIDIDKIELLENELVVYSKIITSKEKYVTMALTNPYCISIIPKVEKYNVK; from the coding sequence ATGAAAACAATTTTATTCACAACACTATTACTACTTACAATGTCTTGTAGTTCAAGTAAAAAAGATATTACCATGGATTTTAATACAATTTACAGTGCTTCTTACGGTGGAAATGAAGAAAAAGGACATCTTATAATAGATAATAAAGATGATTTTATTAAAGAGTTAGAAAGACTTGAAATTACAGAATTTGTACCAAATATCTCAGAGATTAATTTTAATAAAAATAATATTATAATATTACATTTAGGACAAAAAAGTACAGGAGGATTTTCAATAGATATTGATAAGATAGAGTTACTTGAAAATGAGTTGGTTGTTTATTCAAAGATTATTACATCAAAAGAAAAATATGTAACAATGGCACTAACAAATCCATATTGTATATCAATCATTCCAAAAGTCGAAAAATACAATGTAAAATAA
- the bshA gene encoding N-acetyl-alpha-D-glucosaminyl L-malate synthase BshA, producing the protein MKIAIVCYPTFGGSGVVATELGLELARKGHEIHFITYSQPVRLALLSQNIYYHEVHVPEYPLFHYQPYELALSSKLVNMVKLYGIEVLHVHYAIPHAYAGYMAKQMLEEEGIKIPMVTTLHGTDITLVGNHPFYKPAVSFSINKSDIVTSVSQSLKDDTYRLFDITNDIKVIPNFIEINKERMDENTPCHRSLMATEEEKVVTHISNFRKVKRIEDVVRIFYEIQKKIPAKLMMVGDGPEKEGAENLCVQLGIHNKVIFFGNSNEIDKILCYTDLFLLPSETESFGLAALEAMACGVPVISSNSGGLPEVNINGVTGYLSDVGDIEDMSKNAITILQDDQKINTFKKNALKRASEFDIKKILPLYEEVYQSAINLYK; encoded by the coding sequence ATGAAAATAGCTATAGTTTGTTATCCTACTTTTGGCGGAAGTGGAGTAGTTGCAACAGAGTTAGGACTTGAGTTAGCAAGAAAAGGACACGAAATCCATTTTATTACATATAGTCAGCCTGTTCGATTAGCCTTATTAAGTCAAAATATTTATTATCACGAAGTACACGTTCCAGAATATCCTTTATTTCATTATCAGCCATACGAGTTAGCTTTATCAAGTAAGTTAGTTAATATGGTAAAATTGTATGGAATAGAAGTTTTACATGTGCATTATGCAATTCCACATGCGTATGCTGGTTACATGGCAAAACAAATGCTTGAGGAAGAAGGAATAAAAATCCCAATGGTAACAACATTACATGGAACAGATATTACTTTAGTAGGAAATCATCCATTTTATAAACCAGCAGTAAGTTTTAGTATTAATAAATCAGATATTGTTACAAGTGTTTCACAAAGTCTAAAAGATGATACTTACAGATTGTTTGATATTACAAATGACATCAAAGTAATTCCTAATTTTATTGAAATTAATAAAGAAAGAATGGATGAAAATACTCCATGTCATCGGTCTTTAATGGCAACCGAAGAAGAAAAAGTAGTTACTCATATCTCCAATTTTAGAAAAGTAAAAAGAATAGAAGATGTTGTTAGGATCTTTTATGAAATCCAAAAGAAGATACCTGCAAAATTGATGATGGTTGGAGATGGTCCAGAGAAAGAAGGAGCAGAAAATTTATGCGTTCAGTTAGGAATTCATAACAAAGTAATTTTCTTTGGAAATAGTAATGAAATAGATAAAATTTTATGTTATACCGATTTATTCTTATTGCCATCAGAAACAGAAAGTTTTGGGTTAGCAGCTTTGGAAGCAATGGCATGCGGAGTACCTGTAATTTCTAGTAACTCTGGAGGTTTGCCAGAAGTAAACATAAATGGAGTAACAGGATATTTAAGTGATGTAGGTGATATAGAAGATATGAGTAAAAACGCAATTACAATTCTTCAAGATGATCAAAAAATAAATACATTCAAGAAAAATGCTTTAAAAAGAGCAAGTGAGTTTGATATTAAAAAAATATTACCACTTTATGAAGAAGTATATCAAAGTGCAATTAATCTATATAAGTAA
- a CDS encoding T9SS-dependent choice-of-anchor J family protein, with translation MKKTLLLLVFGTINFISAQVFTENFDGIGSGMSSWTIYNQDNLVPNSQVSFVDNAWIEAAEEFDNNIAMSTSYYSPAGTSNDWLVSPQITLPAGTKTLYFDARSYDSAYKDSYKVYISTSGNAVSNFTTELFSQGDGVTGTTGENVAWTKRSIDLSSYSGPIYIAFRNFSTDMFLLGIDNVSIVANTCTPPNRAFTTSAITNNSVTLNWNAITGATGYDVALVLPGEVPTVQATPTTNSYTFSALTESTRYQFYIRNSCGSSWVGPYSVFTSNSLPYNYGFETTAANEGYFADGWSGAFNLNNNAEAAYYADGVQMVFSNSSTTAVTDRWLFSRPIYLTAGEQVTLQFSTRSTSTTISNTLLAKVGTAPTVADQTTTLSTVSVIGTSFVVNTASYTAPSAGIYYFSFNHNNPITTALTSLVLDKIEFSSVLSSSSFENTNISIYPNPVNDVVNISSPDFEIQTISITDINGRVVKNIKVNNTTTNINVSDLNSGVYFMSVNTLDGNIIKKFVKN, from the coding sequence ATGAAAAAAACATTACTATTATTGGTTTTTGGAACAATAAATTTTATTTCTGCTCAGGTTTTTACTGAAAATTTTGATGGAATAGGTTCAGGTATGTCATCTTGGACAATTTATAACCAAGATAACTTAGTGCCGAATTCTCAAGTAAGTTTTGTAGATAATGCTTGGATAGAGGCTGCAGAAGAGTTTGATAATAATATTGCAATGAGTACTTCTTATTATAGTCCTGCAGGAACCTCAAATGATTGGTTAGTATCTCCTCAAATTACTTTACCTGCTGGAACAAAGACATTATATTTTGACGCAAGATCTTATGATTCTGCATATAAAGATTCTTATAAAGTATATATATCTACTTCAGGTAACGCTGTGTCTAATTTTACTACTGAATTGTTTTCACAAGGTGATGGAGTGACAGGAACTACGGGTGAAAATGTTGCATGGACTAAAAGAAGTATTGATTTATCTTCTTATTCAGGACCAATTTATATCGCTTTTAGGAATTTTTCAACGGATATGTTTTTGCTTGGAATAGATAATGTTTCTATTGTTGCTAATACATGTACTCCACCAAATAGAGCATTTACAACATCTGCTATTACAAATAATAGTGTTACTTTGAATTGGAACGCAATAACGGGAGCTACTGGTTATGACGTAGCGTTAGTATTACCAGGAGAAGTCCCAACTGTTCAAGCTACGCCTACAACAAATTCATATACTTTTTCTGCTTTAACAGAAAGCACTCGTTATCAATTTTATATTCGAAATTCATGTGGAAGTTCATGGGTTGGACCTTATTCTGTTTTTACTTCTAATTCTTTACCATATAACTATGGTTTTGAAACTACTGCTGCTAATGAAGGCTATTTTGCAGATGGTTGGTCGGGCGCATTTAATTTAAATAACAATGCTGAAGCGGCTTATTATGCAGATGGAGTTCAAATGGTTTTTAGTAATTCATCTACAACAGCAGTAACAGATAGATGGCTGTTTTCAAGACCAATATATTTAACGGCAGGAGAGCAAGTAACTTTACAATTTTCAACAAGATCTACAAGTACTACAATCTCAAATACATTGTTAGCTAAAGTAGGAACAGCTCCTACAGTTGCAGACCAAACTACAACTTTGAGTACTGTTTCTGTAATAGGGACTAGCTTTGTTGTTAATACAGCATCTTATACAGCTCCAAGTGCAGGAATTTATTATTTTTCATTTAATCATAATAATCCTATTACAACTGCTTTAACTTCACTTGTTTTGGATAAAATTGAATTTTCATCTGTTCTTTCATCGAGTTCTTTTGAAAACACAAACATTTCAATCTATCCAAACCCTGTAAATGATGTGGTTAATATTTCATCTCCAGATTTTGAAATTCAAACTATCTCTATAACAGATATAAATGGTAGAGTTGTTAAAAATATTAAAGTAAATAATACAACAACAAATATTAATGTTTCTGATTTAAATTCAGGGGTATACTTTATGAGTGTTAATACTCTTGATGGAAACATCATTAAGAAGTTTGTTAAGAATTAA
- the aroC gene encoding chorismate synthase, producing MAGNSFGTLFRLSTFGESHGEALGGIIDGCPAGIELDIEAIIKEMQRRKPGQSSIVTQRKEEDEVQFLSGIFEGVTTGTPIGFIIPNTNQKSNDYSHIKDTYRPSHADYVYEKKYGIRDYRGGGRSSARETASRVVAGAVAKQIIPQIKINAFVSAVGEITLDKPYQEIDFSKIESNAVRCPDLELAIKMEEHIKEIKKQGDTVGGVVTCVIQNVPIGLGEPVFDKLHAELGKAMLSINAVKGFEFGSGFNGAKMKGSEHNDSFNEDGTTKTNLSGGIQGGISNGMDIYFKVAFKPVATLLQKQEVLDNKGNLIEQQGKGRHDPCVVPRAVPIVEAMAALVLADFYLLSKTYL from the coding sequence ATGGCAGGAAATTCATTTGGAACACTATTTAGACTTTCAACATTTGGAGAATCGCATGGAGAAGCATTAGGAGGAATTATTGACGGTTGTCCAGCTGGTATTGAATTAGATATTGAGGCTATAATAAAAGAAATGCAAAGAAGAAAGCCAGGTCAATCTAGTATAGTTACTCAAAGAAAAGAGGAAGATGAAGTTCAATTTTTATCAGGTATTTTTGAAGGAGTTACTACAGGTACACCAATAGGCTTTATAATTCCTAATACTAATCAAAAATCAAATGATTATTCACATATTAAAGATACATATAGACCAAGTCATGCAGACTATGTTTATGAAAAAAAATATGGAATTCGCGATTACAGAGGAGGAGGAAGAAGTTCAGCAAGAGAAACGGCAAGTAGGGTTGTAGCAGGAGCAGTTGCAAAACAAATCATTCCTCAAATAAAAATTAATGCATTTGTATCTGCTGTTGGAGAAATAACATTAGATAAACCATATCAAGAAATAGATTTTTCAAAAATAGAAAGCAATGCTGTTCGTTGTCCAGATTTGGAATTGGCTATAAAAATGGAAGAACACATTAAAGAAATAAAAAAACAAGGTGATACAGTTGGAGGAGTTGTAACATGTGTAATTCAAAATGTTCCTATCGGTTTAGGAGAACCTGTTTTTGATAAACTTCATGCGGAATTAGGTAAAGCAATGTTGTCTATAAATGCAGTAAAAGGATTTGAATTTGGAAGTGGATTTAATGGAGCAAAAATGAAAGGAAGTGAGCATAATGACTCCTTTAATGAAGATGGAACAACAAAAACAAATTTATCGGGAGGAATTCAAGGAGGAATAAGCAATGGAATGGATATTTATTTTAAAGTAGCATTTAAACCTGTTGCCACACTTTTACAGAAACAAGAAGTATTAGATAATAAAGGTAATTTGATAGAGCAACAAGGAAAAGGAAGGCATGATCCATGTGTAGTTCCTAGAGCAGTTCCTATTGTAGAAGCAATGGCAGCATTAGTTTTAGCTGACTTTTATTTATTATCTAAAACATATTTATAA
- a CDS encoding DUF1801 domain-containing protein produces MVSTAKTPEEYIKEAPEERKGTLLKLREVILKNLPKGFEERMSYGMIGYIVPHEIYPSGYHCDPKLPLPFMSFASQKNSINFYHMGIYANKELYNWFASEYPKYSKKKLDMGKSCIRFKKAEDIPFQLIGELISKITVQNWINTYEITIKK; encoded by the coding sequence ATGGTATCAACTGCAAAAACTCCTGAAGAATATATAAAAGAAGCACCTGAGGAAAGAAAAGGTACACTTTTAAAACTTCGAGAAGTAATTTTAAAAAATCTTCCAAAAGGATTTGAAGAAAGAATGAGTTATGGTATGATTGGATATATTGTCCCGCATGAAATTTATCCTTCTGGTTATCATTGCGATCCAAAATTACCTTTACCGTTTATGAGTTTTGCTTCTCAAAAAAATAGTATTAACTTTTATCATATGGGTATATATGCAAATAAAGAACTCTATAATTGGTTTGCTTCTGAATACCCAAAGTACTCTAAGAAAAAATTAGATATGGGAAAAAGTTGTATAAGATTTAAAAAAGCAGAAGATATTCCTTTTCAATTAATAGGCGAATTAATCTCAAAAATTACAGTTCAAAATTGGATTAATACTTATGAAATAACTATAAAGAAGTAA